The following are encoded together in the Cheilinus undulatus linkage group 3, ASM1832078v1, whole genome shotgun sequence genome:
- the fam210b gene encoding protein FAM210B, mitochondrial has product MLLCRTGRLSAAALDQAFKSAGSSLVRVKANRLRDGALALHKEHTVHRCFCVPVRAVYTTPVHFEKQQPYPQPIQNWDTQPGFVITNWAHSDRVSAIAFGLSRSVQSEGGYSDFIRQPSRRLNSRGESAGNALFTGNWRVSTGTMQTRTSSTAAATKKKDDVREEQAADNNKEEDKSLKDTSTTSPSSAKAPEEPEPEGGKPTKAQQLKKVFKEYGAVGVCFHIGISLMSLGMFYLLISSGIDMGAVLCKLGFSETVVRSKMAAGTSTFVLAYAIHKLFAPVRISITLVSVPLIVRYFRKTGLFKPPTPAP; this is encoded by the exons ATGCTTTTGTGCCGGACGGGGAGGCTGTCTGCAGCGGCTCTGGATCAGGCTTTCAAGTCGGCGGGCTCATCTCTGGTGCGAGTCAAAGCAAACAGACTGAGGGACGGAGCTTTGGCGTTACACAAGGAGCACACGGTTCACCGGTGTTTCTGCGTGCCAGTCCGGGCTGTCTACACAACTCCTGTCCATTTTGAGAAACAGCAACCCTATCCGCAACCCATCCAAAACTGGGACACACAGCCTGGTTTTGTAATAACAAACTGGGCTCACTCAGACCGGGTCTCTGCTATAGCTTTTGGGCTTTCTAGAAGCGTGCAAAGTGAAGGCGGTTATTCAGATTTTATCAGGCAGCCGAGCAGGCGCTTAAACAGCAGGGGAGAGTCCGCGGGTAATGCTTTGTTTACGGGTAACTGGAGGGTTTCCACTGGCACTATGCAGACCAGAACCTCGTCCACCGCCGCGGCCACGAAGAAGAAAGATGACGTCAGAGAGGAGCAGGCGGCTGACAACAACAAAGAG GAGGACAAGAGTTTAAAGGACACATCTACCACCTCCCCATCTTCTGCAAAGGCCCCAGAGGAGCCAGAACCAGAGGGGGGAAAGCCCACCAAAGCTCAGCAACTTAAGAAAGTCTTCAAGGAGTATGGAGCAGTGGGAGTCTGCTTTCACATCGGGATCTCTCTCATGTCCCTGGGAATGTTCTACCTCCTAATATCCAG TGGGATCGACATGGGGGCTGTTCTCTGCAAACTTGGCTTCAGTGAGACCGTTGTCCGCTCAAAAATGGCAGCAGGGACAAGCACATTTGTTTTGGCTTACGCCATCCACAAGCTCTTCGCTCCGGTTCGCATCAGCATCACTCTGGTGTCTGTGCCTCTCATCGTACGCTACTTCAGAAAGACTGGACTGTTTAAACCCCCCACTCCTGCACCCTGA